The window TTGCGAAGATGAGCCAAGACATCCTCGGATTTTCTGAAACTTGATGCCGTGATAGCTAGTGTTTTATTGGCCTTATCAATCCAAACATTCAATTGCTCAAATTTACTAAACGAACTAGGTAGCAACTCGATCATTGCTTCATCTTTTAATGCCAACTTTTCAGATTTTTTGAGCTTGCGACCTAAAAGTTTTTCCTGTTTTTCTACCTTGTCGTTAACAACCCGTTTGATTACATCACCTGGTAGGATTTTGCGCTCAATCTGATACTTGAGTAGTACCTGATCGTTAATCTCAATCATTAGCTCATTATTATCCAACGGAGATATAAAACCGCTTTTTACTGAATCAATTGGAGAGCAGGGGGTATAAGCTATTTTTTGTAATAGCTCATTATTTATTAGCTGTAGCGTTGTATCATTATTGATGTCATATACTATTAAATTTTTACAAAACATATTCACTCCTTAACACTATTGTGCCTCAGTAATAAAATTCATTCGTTTATATATCGCTCTTACTTTTTCGACATCATCAGCGCAATATTCGGCAACACGCTTTATCTTTCCAGCTTGAACAAAATCCCATACTTTGGAGCCGTCTATCTCGTCATTTTTTGGTGGAATACCAAGCGCAATACAAATCTCATTCAATGATACGTAGTTGCGTTTTCCTGCCCATTCGGTCATCGTGTCGTAAATATGAATATTGTTATATGACTTATTGTTGAGTGGTAGAAATGATGGGGGTTTTACACCGAGTACAATCGCTCGTTGATAAATAAATCGCAGATCAAAGTTTTCTAGATTGTGCCCAATAAAAGCCGGCGTAATATCTGCACTTGGTTTGTATTGAGTTTTGATGTCATCAAAAAATCTAATCAATATTGATTTTTCATCACCAGCCCAGTTATCACTATAAATCACACTCACAGGTTCATCATTAACTGCATACGCGATACAAACAATCTGACCATAACCGCCGTTTAAAGCGGCTTTTCTATATGCAGCATCTTTGTTTTCCTCAATCCAAGCCTCGATAACCTCTGGTTTTTTGTAGTTGCTCGGTGGGGTTAATGTTGATTGTACATGCTCTTTTATAGTCGTTGATTGTGTCGGTATCGTTTCAATATCAAAGAAAATATTAATTTTGTGGGTCATTATTTACCTCTGCAAATTTTAGTTTGGTTTCGTCATAAAATTGCTTGGCTTCATCTTGCTCTAAGCATCCATTAAGATTTTTATAGGCAATTTGAAAAGCGGTTTTTAATTCATCGATACTTTGAGCACTAATTGCTTTTTCTTTGAAGTTGTTAAGTTCTGCTTGCTCTCGTGTCACGCCGTCATTAAGCCAGTTAAGCAACTCTTTGCCCGCTTCAGTTGTGATTTTAAATATCTTCCCATCAAATAACTGTGTTCTGTCTTTTGTGGTTGATGCGTTGTGAGACATGTCAATATCAAACATAACGGTGAACTCATATTCCATCCCGTCTCGCTGTATCGGTGCCATACCTACCTTTTTAGGAGTTTGTTTACCTTTTTCATTCTCTTGCAGAATGTACTCCTGCTTTGATCTCATTGTGGCGATTATATGGGCAGGACTTGCAAGCATTGCGTTAACTAATGCATTATGTTCTGGTGTTATTGTTCTCCAAGCCGTGTAACCATTGCCTCGCCCGCTATCAGCTAACTTACCTTGCTTATCAAGCAGACCCCCATCACCAGCCCAAGCGTGCGACAAACTATCAATGATAATTACGTCATAATTAGCTTGCTCAAATGCTTTGATTGCTTGGAGATACTTGTCAATAGTGTAGGGAGCTTCAATTTGAATAACATCGTAATCACCTAAATCAGCGTACAAATCAGCACTTCCTTGCTCAGTGTCTATGATGCCTATTTTCTCACCTAGCCCGAACGCCATAAGCAGCGCTGAATATGTTTTCCCTGCCCCACTTGGAGCAGCCATACCAAGTCTTAACTTGGATTTCTTCTTCACAGCTTTTCTAATCTCTACCATAAATCACCTCGTTCGAATTCGTGTCATTTTCATGCTTTTGGAACTGTAAATTAGCTAAGTTAGTTAAATCTATATGGTTGCTACTAGCTAACTCCATAATTTGTTTTTCTACTTCTGATAGATCGTTATAAACCTGTTCCCATGTCATCATTTACCCCTTAAATTGCATTCTGTTTTAATTCGATACTGCGCTTCTTTATCGCAGATTGATTTAATTGCGTCTTGTACATGATCTGGGTCGATTAAATCCCAGCCTAAAGATGTTCTTATTAAGCTTTCAATCTCATGGTAAGAATCATCGGTTAGCTCAGAATAAAGCTTTTGTGATAGCTGGTTAACCTTACTTTCTTGCTCATCTTGCTTATCGTAAGAGCGCATTAATCCGTTATAAGATGAATTGTGAATATAAGCACCGATATCTGTACGCATAAATCACCTCAATTAGTTGCAACAACCATCATTTGATAAATAGTGATGCAGCATAATGCAAACACCACTATTACTCCGCAAGCATTAAAAAAGGCGCTATTTACGCCTTTCTTGTATTTATTTCGGTTTCTATTTGTCATGCTCAATCTCGCCCTATTAAGAATCAAACTTACTATTGAGTTTTAAATTTAACTCTTCAATACATTCCCTTGCTGATCTTTTGTATGATTCAGCCGCATCACCTGAATAATTTTTATCAACTGCGTTTTCAAATTGATCAATCGTACCCAAAAAGCAACCAGCTTTAATTTTAAAAGTGTTATCAATCCAAGCTGCAAATATAGTTCTGTTTGAATAACCGCAATTTTTTCTAAATGCAATGTTTTGTATCTTTTCATCATCCAAATACAGAGAACCACCAACACTTAAATTATCAGGTAGCTGAGTAATTGCGGTGCCTTCCAAATACAGAGAACCACCAATAATTATTTTTTTACCCTTTACTTTATAGCTAACGTGTTTTTTATTTAAAACCTCTAGAAACTTTTCCATATTCATTCACCTGTAAAAAAGCCCCAAACTTCGGGGCGAGTTGAGGACTGCTTTATAATGAAGCCCACTCTGTGAATGGGCTTGGTTATATGCACGTTAATTAAATTGATTTGCCTATCTTTATACTTGCTAGGCTCAAGTATCCTAATATTTACCACAACATTAAGGATCTGGTTATAAGGTTGCTATTTTTTTGTTATTTCAACCGCATACTGATAACAATAACCTAGGAATCCAGTAAACTTCCCATCGTTTTGTTTTTCTGCTATCAGCTTAATATCTTTAAGTAAACTTTTGCCGTTTGTTCTTTTGGCTTCTTCAAGTATTGGTTTAATTGTTCTATGGTTTAGAACGCCAAGAGACTTTGGAACGTTAATTAATTCGTCAATATCCATATCTTTAAATTCAACCCCATAATACAAGTTTAAAGAATTTGCTTTACTTAAAGCGCATCTTAATGCGTCAACGCTAACTTTTAATGCCATTTTTACCCCCTTTTTCAAACTCGCTGACTCTCATTGAAAGCTATCGGATTTGAATGCTACACTGTCGCAGTAGCCGCGCTTAGAATTTATCTAAGAATGACCAGATTTTTATAATTAAATTGAATTATATTTAAGCATTACATAAACCACCTCAATTAATCATCTATGGAATATTATTAGCGCATCCATATATACGCATATAAAATTTACTAATCTTTAAATTTGATTGCTCAGTTATCTCTAGAGCAGAGTTTTTGCGCGCTAATTTCGTTTTGTAGCAGTGAGCCTTTTAACGTAAGTACAACCTTAAATCGTTCTAAGAAGTGTGCTGTAGTCCGTGCTATTTCATTTTGCTAGGGTTGCTAGTTCAACTAATTAACTTCGACTTTCCATTTTGTTAAAGAGCAATCAACTTGTTTGTTGTTTCGTGTTGATGTGGTTAAGTATAGTGTATTTATACTTATTGTAAAGTAATAATATACAAAAGTGCAAAATAAATATACCGTTCGCTTATTTTTTAATCGATTTATTTTTAAGAAGTGAAATTTAGGCGTGAAAAAACCCGCATGTAGCGGGTGGGTTGATCTAAAAAATTAAAAATATCATTGAAATCCTTTCAAAATAAGAGTTTTACTCATTGATCGTATATTTATTATTAGTGCCTATTAAGGAAATTTTTCGCCTCAATAGCTAATAAAATTTGCTCCTTTTCGTTGGCGGGTATGATTTTTTGTTGAACTTTGGTTTCCAAGTAAGGTGCTAATTTATCTCTTATATAAGTTGTCATCAACCATTTTCTGAACTCACCCAAAGCGCCAATTGGATATATCCAAGCAGGTATAGCGCCAGCCTTACTTTGGGGGAAAGACTGAGGATAGTAGTGAGGATGTTTTATTCTTTCTCCATAAATATCACAAAAATTATTACATTCCCAATATTTACCCCAATGAATACCGACGCTTATATCAGGTATAGAGTATGGGTCTAAATTAAATTGACTGTTAATCAATCTAACAAGCAAGTCTGCCATCTCTCTAAAAATAGAAAAATAATCTACAGGTATTTGGTCATTTAGTAATATTCTTTCTTGATACACTTGCCATGATTTAGATATTACATCTTGGGAGCTTTTAACCCCAAGTTGATCATATATCATCTTTCTTAAGGTATAAGAAGCTAATCTCCTGTAATTATCTCTAGCTATAGAATTATCAAATCTTTTAGCTTCTAAAGCATAATATTCAAGTACTGCCATACATACATAATCAGGATAGGCGTGGGTTTCTTGACCTTTGTTAGAAGTAACTCTTGTAAACAAGGTTTTTATATCATAGCCTTGCTTATATAATATGTCTGCGATGTAGTCTGTTCTGGGTTTGCCATCTTCTGGGTTCCATTTAGAAGTAAAAGCCCATAGAGCAGACGCTTCAACACCGCATAACTTTGCTAATCCATACATTGTTAAGTAAGGGGTTCCATCATTAAGTATTCCCATCACTGGCTTGTTTTGTTCGTCAACCTCCGAAACGGAAAATAAGCTACCTTGAACTTGTGATTTGTTGATATTCATAATTCATCCTTACCTTATTTAAATTATCTGTTCTATTTTCTTAAAAAACCGCCGAAGCGGTTAGCCCTTATTTCTTTTTATAGCATTTTGTAGCGGTATATATTATTCCTAATCCTAGTGCTGTAGATAAGAATCTAATTACCCCAAGACCTAAAGCCTCTAGATAGTAAGTAAAAAGTAAGAAAGCTAAACCGACGATTAAGCTTAGTGTATACATTAATTTACTCATTTCTATTCCTTATTTTTATTAACCGTACTTCCTGAGGTGCATTGATTAAAGTCCTGCGTTACCGCCTGTCCATACTACGCGACCGATTATTTTGTCATTTTCAAAGGCAAACATATTTGGGTATCTGTTTTTATCTTGGTTATCACTAATGTAAATCCAGTCTCCATCTTTATTCCTTGATATTCGTTTCATTATCAAGCCATTAAGATCGCGAGCAATAAGAAATACTTTATTTTCTACAGGTATGGTTTGGCTAGTATCAATTAGAACAGCTTGGCCGTCTTGTAAGGTAGGATACATACTTAAACCCTTAGCATATATCACATAACAGTACAAAGGGTCTATTTTCATATCTCTAAGCCACTCTTTACTAAAAGATAATCCGCCTTTAAGTTCAAAATAATCGCTATATTCACCTGTTCCACATTCTGCCGATACAGTTAATTGATCAATTATTATAGAGTTCTCTGCGGTTGGGCTTTTTAATTCTTGAGTAGGCAGTTGCACGTCGCATATCTGGCATATTTTAATCATTACGGCAAAACTTGGTACCGTCCTACCGTTTTCAAACGCTGAAAGATTGCCTTTTGTCATTGATAGTTTTTCGGATAATTGATCTTGCGTTAAACCCGCTTTTAATCTAGCCGCCTTCACCCATTGAGATATGTTAATTTCCATTTTTATTCCTTATATTGTTTATTTTCATTGTATAGCTATTTTATACATAGCGGGTATAAAAATACTTTACTTATAAGTATAGTCAAGTTATACTTGAATCATTAGGGTATTAATTAGCTAAACATGAGGGCGTATGAATAAAAAAAACACTGCAATTGGAAAAGCTATAGATTTTTTTGGGAGCCAGTCTTCTCTAGCTAAAGAATTAGATGTTACAAGGGCTAGAGTTTGGCAATGGTTTAATAATGTAAGCATGGTTAGCCCTGAAAAATCAATAGAAATCGAAGGGAAAACGAAAGGCATGGTTCGATGCGAAGAACTTCGCCCGGATATTAACTGGTCAATTTTACGCAATAAAAAAGCCACTAACGCTAATTAGTGGCATCGTGAATAACTAGAATGGAGTTAAACACATGAGTACTTTAAATGACATCAACACTAAAAGTCAATGCGAATTGATACTTAACCACTTAAAAAGCGGTAAATCAATAAACCCTCTTTATGCTCTAAATCAGTATGGATGCTTTCGTTTAGGTGCGCGTATTTATGATTTAAAACAATCCGGGTATCAAATTGATAAGCAAATGATCAAAACGGAAAACGGTAAAAAATATGCCTCATATTCATTGAGGGTTAATTGATGAACGCTGTTGAAACCTTGAAATTAATAGGTCGACCAAACGCATACTACCCAAATTTAGCAAAGCCTTTAGGCGGAGTTAATTCTGCAGTTCTATTTTCTCAATTATTTTATTGGCAAGATAAGAGCACGTCTGATTTAGGAGTATATAAAACTCGTGATGAACTTGAAGATGAAACAGGCTTAACCCATAACGAGCAAAGAACAGCTATTAAAAAATTAGTAGATAAAGGCGTTTTAATTGTGACTGAAAAGCGGTTGGAACATAAAACTTTTTACAAAATTTGTAACGAAAAAGTTAATGAAATTTTTGCTAAGTTCGCCACTTCAACTAATCAACAGCCACGAAGTGAAGAAAGTTATCACCCCGAAGTAGACAATGTAGAGTTCGGGGTGACTACAAAATCGAGTTCGTTAGATCAAGAGATTACTACAAAGACTACAGGCAATATAAATACACCTATACAAAATAATATTAATAGTGCATTTGAAGTATTTTGGTCTGCTGGTTTGCCTAAAATTAACAAGTCAAAAGCGATTAAATCTTTTGAGTCTGCTTTTAAAGTTTGGATTAAAAATAATGATGGCAGTGAAATGTCATTTGCTGAAATGCTTTTTTCTGACATTCAATTACGGATTGTTAATAATCAATTTGGATTTAATAAACTTCATCCAACGTCTTACTTGAACAATCAACGATGGGAAGATGAAATTATTAAATCTGCTACCGTTTCAAAACCAACAATGAGGGTTAACCCAAGCACTCAAAGATGGGCTGAGAATCTTGAGGAGGAGTTTTTCCAATGAAGAATATTTCTGATCTAGTGCCGGTAATTACTAAAGTTGATAGCTGTAATGATACTGATTCATCTCGTGATAAAGCCGTTAACACAGTCGATAAATTATTTGAACAATTAAAATCAGCTTTCCCTGCAATGTTTTATCAGTTGAATGATGGTTCAGAAGAAAAACTAAAACGTCAATGGGTTATTGCGTTCGTGGAGAACAAGATTAGTCCATCTATGTTAAATGCAGGTATGCGTATAGCGAGGAGACAAACCAAGCCGTTTTTGCCACCAGTAGGTCTTTTTATTGAATGGTGTGAGCAAGGTTTGATTGAACAATATGGGCTGCCATCACCAGCGGATTTAATAAATAAAGTTTTTGAATATTCGGCGGCACGTGGCTTTGATGATTTTCATGAATTCAATTTTGGTAGTGATGCCAATTATTGGCTGATCACTGATTTATATCAAGCAATGCGTGACGAAAATTTAGGGTTAAAGGCTTTAACGGAGCGAGCCTATAAATTAACTTTTGATTTGGCTAAAAAACTTATGAATGGCTACGTTATCCCATCACCGAAAAAATCATTGCCAAAAACAGTAAATAAAAAGCCTTTAACACGTGATCAGCAGCTTTCTAAGGTTAGTGAAATAAAACGTAAATTCGGGTTTAGTTATGCATCACAAAAAGCTGCTACCACACCTTAATGCAAGTAAGCATGGTTACGCCCATAGCTACATAGCAAGACAACGATCAACTAAGGATAAGGTAGAAAAACAAAAGCTACTGGCTGAGTTAAAAGGTCGACCAGATTACCAACAAATTAGAGAAATTTTAGAGGGGCTAGTTAAATGAAAAATTTAACAATGAACAACTGGCAAATCAAAAAGAAGTACGTCAATGAATTTTTAGGACTGTGTAAATTTATCATGACAGTGTCTATTGTCGCGATATTTTTTAGCCTATTGATGGAGTGATTATGGATAAGATTGAAGTAAGGCTTACTCATGAAGCCGCACAAAAAACGGCTGTTAATGCCATTTACGCTGCTCCGTTAAATAAAGATAAACCACTAGTAATGAGAATCTGTGTTGAAACTCGAAGCATGGAACAAAACCGAAAAATATGGGCGGTGATTAGTGATATTCAAAAACAAGTAATTTGGGGCGGGAAACTCCGAGATAGAGAAACTTGGAAAAACCTTATCGCATTTCAAGCACTAAAAGAGATTGCTATAGAAGAAGATAAAAAAGATTTTAACATGGAATTTTTGCCAACTCTTGATCGTCAAAACGTCCTTAGCTCATATATATCAACACGAATAATGACCAAAGATGTTTTTGCTCGTTTGATTACTGTTGCTGAGAGATTTGGAGCAGAAGAGGGTGTTAAGTTTAGTGATGAAGCAAGACAAATAATCGAATGGGGTCGACATTATGATTATGAATTAACGAAAGCTAGAGCCGTAAAGAGGGAGAAAAATGCTTAAAGGTCGGTCTGTAACAAAGGAACAAAAGAAGTTCCACGATAATTTGTGTCGTTATGTTGGTTGTCCTGCATGTTGGCTTGAAGGGCGGTTTAATGATTATGTTAGTGTTCATCACATCAACGGAAGAACCAAACCGGATGCTCATTTTTTAGTGTTGGCACTGTGCGCTAATCATCACCAACTGGGTAATGGATGCGAAGCGATACATATTAATAAAGCGCGCTTCATTAAGCAATATGGCGCTGAAATGGACTTATACAAAATGAGTATTGAAATTTTATTAGATAAAAATATCGAAATCCCTAATCGGGTTATAGCGATATTGTCGGAGATTGAATAATGATTTTAGGTGTTGATCCTGGTTGTAGTGGTGCATTGGTTATCTTAGATGAAAGAGGCTATGTTATTGATCACCTCAGAATGCCAACTATAAAAGATGGCAAGCAAACAAAAGTTAATGGCGCGGCTATATCCAGATTCTTGACAGATTATGATATTACGCACGCTTATATTGAAAAAGTTCATGCAATGCCACAACAAGGTGTTAGTTCAACATTTACTTTTGGTCATAGTGCTGGACTGATAGAAGGCATTATTCAGGGATTAAATATACCTTATACGATGATAACACCACAATCATGGAAGAAATCGAACAACTTAATTGGAACAGATAAAGATGCAGCCCGAAGCAGGGCCATCCAGTTACATCCATATTTAGATTGTTTGGATAAAAAAGGTGAAGGACAGGCTGTTGCCGATGCAATTTTAATAGCACAACATGGTGCAAACTCAAATAACTAAGTAACCTTTTTTCATATTATAGATATTAGATTAAATGGAATAAAAATGTGAGGTTGTTATGAATTTTAAAGAAAAAAAATCTTGGCAGAGTATAGCAACTGCACCGCGTAAGTCGTATTTAGGAAAGTTACAAAATATTACTCCATCACAAAAGCGCTGGATAAAATATATACTTAATATGTGGGGGGATAAAATGGGGGGAAGCTGCGTTCCTGCTCGATGTGTTTCTGTTATTGGCCGTTTAATGGTGAGAGAGGAATGGGCTGAAAATAAAGGGCAGTTAATAGTTAAAACAGTAAATGAATTTTATAAACTAGGCTACCGAGGTGATGAATTATTTAAAAAAGTACGTGAAATAATCATACCTAAATCATCATTTAGTGAATTATTGAAAAATGCGCAGGAAGACCAAGATGCAAAATTTGTTGATGCTGTTATAGCAAAAACTTTTGATGTAAATAGCCCATTAAGAATTGTTGCTAAAAAATATTATTGCGAGCGAAGAAGTATAAAAGATATAGCGGATTACTTATCAATAATTGGTGGTGTTTTAATAACAGAAAAAATGGCAAGGGATAGAGTTAAATGGTGTTTAGAGTTATTTGATGCAAAAGTATATAAAGCAATTTCTTATGAAATTAAGCGAGAAGTCAACACGTTGATAACATAATTTAAGTTTTTCGTGAAAAACATATTGATTTTAGGTCATGAATGTGTATAATCTATGTTAAGCTTGTGGAAAAAGCATCTAAAGCAGTCATGAATTATAAACCTCACTAAATTGGTGGGGTTTTTTATTTTGAGCAGGATAACTATTAACTGTATACAAACGCCCTTTAGTTATCTTGTTCAGCTTGTATTTTCTTTTAAATGAAATTATACTGTATATGTATACAGTTATTTTAAAGGGGAATATTATGCTTAAAATTGATATCTTATTATCTAAAGATGAGAAAGCTACACAAGCTATAGCCGATGCATTACAAATTCAAATAGAGAAAAAGTTATCACCTTTATACAGTGATTTATTTGTTCGCGTTAGAGTGGGTACTGGTAAAAAGTGCGATATTTCAGGTATCAAAGATAAAAATGAGCGAGCACGAATTGATGAAATGCTTGAAGACATTTTTTTTAGTGATGACTGGTTACCTGAACAGAAATTTGATGATACGGCTGAGGTTGTGATGGCTCCGAAACAGCTAGCTAAAAGACCAAATCTAAGTAGAAGATAGAATTGTATTAGCAAAACAAAGCTCATATTGAATTTTAACTTTAATTTACTATAATAATATCGCCTTTAATAAATGGCACAGTTAAGTTAAAAAGTGGTAGAAGCCTCAGTTAACCGCTGGGGCTTTTTTATGTCTATTTCTCTGGCGGTATAAATTTACTTTACAGTTTACCTTTGGGTGAATATAATCTACCTCAGGTTGATAACTTGAGTTATTAACTTATAAAGGAGATTGATTATGTCTAAAGTCAAAGTATTGCGTTGTATGCTTTTCCGTAAAAACGGATTATATATAGCTGCGTGTTTAGACCTTACTTTAGCTGCTCAAGCGAACACCCCGTTAGAAGCAAAAAATAAACTAGATTCGCAAGTTAAAGATTACTTACAGGAAGCTTTAGAGGATGAGTGCTACGCTTACGATTTGCTTAATCGAAAAGCTCCATTTTCGTGGTGGGTTCGTTACTATTCTATGTTTGCGGTGATAAAATTTATTAGTATTTTTCGTCAAAAATCAGGTAAATCACCTGAAATATTTGAACAACAAAGTAATAACTACTGTCATTAACAGGTAATGACAGATGAAAATAACCCCGTTAACTTATAAAGAGATCATTTATGCGCTAAAGGAGATGGGGTTTACTATGAGCTCGAAAACAGCAACTTCACATGAGAAGTGGATCGGGTATAGAGATGGCAGAAAGTTAGTTGTCACAGTAGATAAGCATGAGCAACCTTTTGATGTTTTTTTAATCAGTTCAATGTCATCCCAAGCAGGGATGAAGAAGAAAGAGTTTTTTGAACTATGCAAAGGGCGAAAGTTAATATCTAAGCTCAGTCATTTAATCGTTAACAAAGAACCTTAGTTTTTCGGGGTAATTCCACAGGCCGCTTAATTGCGGTTTTTTTGTATTCAAAATTTGAGTAAGTCGATAACTTTAAAACGTAAAATTCAACCCGTTATACGTAGATAACAATAATAATAAAGCTAAAAACATAGCACCAATAGAACAAAGAGAAGAAACTGAAGCTTTATCAAAAGGAATTTTTAACAAAAATTGATACAAAATAGTAATAAGAGCCCACATTGATACCAGAAGTAATACTAATGATAAATAATACATTGATGAATATTTTGGTGGAATACAGTTCCCTAATGTTCCTACAATGATGAATGCTAATAAAGAACCAAAAATAGCCCTTAAATGAAAATAACTAACACGTTGAGGTTTTTTAGATCTTATAACTAATACCACATATGTGGCAGCAATTACTATAGTAGACATTATAAATGGTAGTATATACATATAATAGCAATTCCAAATTCAATTAGACATGACATAAGTTTATTTATGCTATCAAATTTAAATCAATTTTAAAAGTTTCATAAAAATCATATCTTACTTATTAGACACGAAAAACATTACGACCGGGTAAATTTCCGCGATCACAGAATCGGCGGCAACACTAGGCACACATCTAAATCATATTGACTAAAGAGCTAGTACGCCGCCACCAATTAACTAACCGCTTCCAGTAGGAGGCATGTATGAAGACATTAAATATGGATAAATTCACATCGCCGCTATCTTACTTCTGGGGCGTTATTTGTACTTTAATCGGAGCGCTTAGTTTGAATGATATCGCTATTGTTATTGGGATAATCTTATCTATCGCTACATTTTGTATTAATTGGGCTTATAAGCGTAGGGACTTTCAGCACAAAAAAAACTTAAGAGAGCAACATTATGCGAAATATAACAAAGATAGTCACAACGACGATTTGTAGTGTTTCGGCAATTATAGGTATTGTCATAGTTGATTATTCAGATGAGATAAGAACAAGTAAGCAAGGCTTAGAAATTATCGGTAATGCTGAATCATGCAGAAATGAGCCATATTATTGTCCTGCGAATATTTTAACTGTTGGCATTGGATCAACGTCAAAAGTTGAGCAACGAGAATACTCGAACGATGAAATAGCTAGACTTTGGATCATGGATATCAAAGAAGCTGAACAGTGTGTAAATCAGTATGGCAATGGTGAAAAGTTGCCACAGTCAGTATTTG is drawn from Orbaceae bacterium BiB and contains these coding sequences:
- a CDS encoding Ref family recombination enhancement nuclease, yielding MLKGRSVTKEQKKFHDNLCRYVGCPACWLEGRFNDYVSVHHINGRTKPDAHFLVLALCANHHQLGNGCEAIHINKARFIKQYGAEMDLYKMSIEILLDKNIEIPNRVIAILSEIE
- a CDS encoding replication protein P, which gives rise to MKNISDLVPVITKVDSCNDTDSSRDKAVNTVDKLFEQLKSAFPAMFYQLNDGSEEKLKRQWVIAFVENKISPSMLNAGMRIARRQTKPFLPPVGLFIEWCEQGLIEQYGLPSPADLINKVFEYSAARGFDDFHEFNFGSDANYWLITDLYQAMRDENLGLKALTERAYKLTFDLAKKLMNGYVIPSPKKSLPKTVNKKPLTRDQQLSKVSEIKRKFGFSYASQKAATTP
- the rdgC gene encoding recombination-associated protein RdgC — its product is MFCKNLIVYDINNDTTLQLINNELLQKIAYTPCSPIDSVKSGFISPLDNNELMIEINDQVLLKYQIERKILPGDVIKRVVNDKVEKQEKLLGRKLKKSEKLALKDEAMIELLPSSFSKFEQLNVWIDKANKTLAITASSFRKSEDVLAHLRKELGSLAICPICEQPAEKTLTKWLQGDKPTSFEICDSAVLFDCIDTRSKIKLINEQITDSREVKSYIDAGRMVESLSLSFNQGVKFTIKRDLTLSKITFDPCILLKNDDFMPDEKEQRIEADFILTSSILSELIKEIKTNIN
- a CDS encoding recombination protein NinB — encoded protein: MDKIEVRLTHEAAQKTAVNAIYAAPLNKDKPLVMRICVETRSMEQNRKIWAVISDIQKQVIWGGKLRDRETWKNLIAFQALKEIAIEEDKKDFNMEFLPTLDRQNVLSSYISTRIMTKDVFARLITVAERFGAEEGVKFSDEARQIIEWGRHYDYELTKARAVKREKNA
- a CDS encoding helix-turn-helix domain-containing protein → MSTLNDINTKSQCELILNHLKSGKSINPLYALNQYGCFRLGARIYDLKQSGYQIDKQMIKTENGKKYASYSLRVN
- a CDS encoding helix-turn-helix domain-containing protein yields the protein MEINISQWVKAARLKAGLTQDQLSEKLSMTKGNLSAFENGRTVPSFAVMIKICQICDVQLPTQELKSPTAENSIIIDQLTVSAECGTGEYSDYFELKGGLSFSKEWLRDMKIDPLYCYVIYAKGLSMYPTLQDGQAVLIDTSQTIPVENKVFLIARDLNGLIMKRISRNKDGDWIYISDNQDKNRYPNMFAFENDKIIGRVVWTGGNAGL
- a CDS encoding lysozyme — encoded protein: MRNITKIVTTTICSVSAIIGIVIVDYSDEIRTSKQGLEIIGNAESCRNEPYYCPANILTVGIGSTSKVEQREYSNDEIARLWIMDIKEAEQCVNQYGNGEKLPQSVFDATVSITFNVGCSKMKTSTMYRYLNAGEYVKACNELPRWNKSVGKVLNGLVIRREKERELCLSGL
- a CDS encoding ATP-binding protein codes for the protein MVEIRKAVKKKSKLRLGMAAPSGAGKTYSALLMAFGLGEKIGIIDTEQGSADLYADLGDYDVIQIEAPYTIDKYLQAIKAFEQANYDVIIIDSLSHAWAGDGGLLDKQGKLADSGRGNGYTAWRTITPEHNALVNAMLASPAHIIATMRSKQEYILQENEKGKQTPKKVGMAPIQRDGMEYEFTVMFDIDMSHNASTTKDRTQLFDGKIFKITTEAGKELLNWLNDGVTREQAELNNFKEKAISAQSIDELKTAFQIAYKNLNGCLEQDEAKQFYDETKLKFAEVNNDPQN
- a CDS encoding ribonuclease H-like domain-containing protein, producing the protein MTHKINIFFDIETIPTQSTTIKEHVQSTLTPPSNYKKPEVIEAWIEENKDAAYRKAALNGGYGQIVCIAYAVNDEPVSVIYSDNWAGDEKSILIRFFDDIKTQYKPSADITPAFIGHNLENFDLRFIYQRAIVLGVKPPSFLPLNNKSYNNIHIYDTMTEWAGKRNYVSLNEICIALGIPPKNDEIDGSKVWDFVQAGKIKRVAEYCADDVEKVRAIYKRMNFITEAQ
- a CDS encoding DinI-like family protein, with protein sequence MLKIDILLSKDEKATQAIADALQIQIEKKLSPLYSDLFVRVRVGTGKKCDISGIKDKNERARIDEMLEDIFFSDDWLPEQKFDDTAEVVMAPKQLAKRPNLSRR
- a CDS encoding helix-turn-helix domain-containing protein; its protein translation is MNKKNTAIGKAIDFFGSQSSLAKELDVTRARVWQWFNNVSMVSPEKSIEIEGKTKGMVRCEELRPDINWSILRNKKATNAN